Part of the Quercus robur chromosome 5, dhQueRobu3.1, whole genome shotgun sequence genome, TTACTTGATTTAACTaccaaaaggttttttttttttatcaagggATGTCCATTTTCTTGAGACTGTGTTTCCTTTCATTTCACCTTCCCATTCTTTTTCTCCTCACACAAATATTCCTTTATCTCACCTTTTCCCTTCAGTATCTCAACCACCTGCCTCCTTATTTGATTTTCCCACCTCTAGTACTCCTACTTATGTCCCACAGGTTCCTAATTCTAATAACCTTTCCACTCATGATGTTCCTTCTGATCCCATTTCTCTTTTACATAGTTTACCCACTGAGAATTCTGTTTCAGCCTCTACAGATTTACTTGTTGAAAATTCTACAGATTTACTTGTTGCAAATTCTGCAGATTCTTCAACTTCTAATCCCTCTCAATCTATCCAACCTGTCATTCCATCCACTATTCCATCTTTTGTTCCCTTAAGAAAGTCTTCCATGATATCTAAACCACCTGCATACTTAACTGACTTCAAATGCAGCACGGTTGTCAATGATAATCTCCCTTCTCTTTTTGCCAACAAGTTAGGTACACCCTTTCCCTTGCCTAATTACTTCACTTCCTCCAAATTATCCTCCAATTATGCACATTTCTGCTCTCTCATATCTGCCATCCCTGAACCTACATCTTACCATGAGGCAGTCAAAGATCATAATTGGCAGGATGCTATGGCATCTGAAATTGCTGCTTTGGAAGCAAATCAGACTTGGTCCATTACACCATTACCTCTTCATAAAAGGGCCATTGGGTGTAAATGGGTTTATAGGGTTAAATATAATGCTGATGGCTCTTTGGACAGATACAAAGCTAGGCTTGTTGCCAAGGGTTTCACTCAACAAGCTGGTTTAGACTTCACTGACACTTTTTCTCCTGTTGCTAAACTCACTACTATCAAAACTTTGCTTGCAATTTCTGCTGTGAGAGGTTGGCATTTAGTTCAACTTGATGTGAACAATGCTTTTCTTAATGGTGATCTCCATGAAGAAGTATATATGCAATTACCTCAAGGATTTCACAGCAAAGGGGAGTATCAGGCAGTTAAGAAGAAAGGATCAgagaataagaagaaagaaaagaagagctaAACGACACAATAGATAAGCTACTAGTTTATTTAGATCAGTAGCTAAACGACATGTAGTTTTAGATGTTGATTTAATTCATATTCTATCACACGTGTGTTGTAACTAATCTCTACACGTGCTGTAACTAATTCCCTTATATTTTGGTCAGTTAGTTAGGCTCTGTTTTGGGTGTTTAGGTTTAGAGGTGTATATAAGCATAGATTGTGTACAGGTTCATTCATTTTCATCAATTAGAGAAAGTTTCTCatcttttctctcaatttctctctctgtgttcatacatcttttcctttcctttgtCTCTATTTTGTTACAAAGGCTCTTTGCATTTATACACTGATCAGTTACATAGTTTCAGATGTACATGACgagtttgaatttaaatatacaatagATAATGTTATCTGTGAGCTGGATTGCTGTAATCTTGGCTGTTATCCTCCAGTTGTGTGATCTTGATATTTGAGTTTTGAATGGCAGAGGTAATCTTATCCTTAACAATTAGTATTTGTACATTTTTGGGCACAATGAAGCCACACATTTCTACATTTGTTTCAGCCTTATGGGGTACTAGAAATGGCACAGGATTGTGCAATCGAAAAGTTTCTTTCACTATACCTCGAAGATAATGGAACTTTGAGATGTCTGATTCTTGAACGTGCTCATCCTTGCCTAGGACTTCTTTAAGCTCATCTCGAGGTTTTGCCATTTTTTCCGGGTTTTGTAATAACACTGTCATTGCCCATTCCATAGTGGTTGATATTGTACCGATCTCTGCTAGAAACAAGTCCTACAATAAAGGAGTATGAGAATTGATTGCCTAAGTTTATGACCTGTTATGGTCAGAGCGTAATACAAATACTATGAGTAGTGAACCCgataaaaataatgtcaatcACATCACAACAATTCATATTAGTAATTGTCAGTCCATAACATCACCAATGGTGCTAAAGGTTGAGGTCCACAAACTAACAGAGATCCCAAGGAGTACTAGCCATCAAGTTTGTTGAAGCTATTTGAGGATGAAAACTGGCCATACAGATTGATTAGCATTCATTCCTGCTTTAAGTAGTATGTGAAATTCACAAATTTTTGAATTGCACCAATTAACAGTCTAAAATGGTACCCATATAAATGTGCAATGGAAATCAACATATGGCCTGATTGGCGAAATGGGGGTCATATAATTCATAAAGACTTTCCTTGATTGTCAAAATGAGTAATGACGATGAATATATTGACTTCAAACTATCGATAACGGTGAGGAACCAAGAAAATATTTACTCAtttcttaaaagtaaaaaaaattcatatataaattaaaaacaaaaataaaaagttgataCAGGTATCATGAAATTATCCGTCTtatcaaaaacctttttttttttttttttaagtgaatccttgtctcaaaataaaaaattatatatctcCTGTAGGAGCAGAAGTTCTTGATCCATTATAATGAATTAAATGATATTCTACTACTCAGAACAAgtttatattcaaaaaaatcaaaattattaacctagtattaaatattattctttttgttatagataaagtatttttttttttttttttttttcttgttgagcgAAATTCATCACATACAAGTATTAAATCATAGTATTAGGTAGGGCTGTCCATGGGTCGGGTGGGTCGGGTTTTTGCCCAACCCGCAACCGACCCGTACAAGATCGGGTGGTCGTTTTTCAACCCGCAACCGACTCATAGCAGTAACAGATTCGTTGGTTCGGATTGTCGGCGGGTGGTCGTCGGTTTCGGGTGAACCTGATTATCACTAGAATCCTTCGAAACGCGGCGAGATCTCGCCAGATCGGGCAAGATCTTGACAGATCCATCTAAGATCCGGTGAGATGCCATCGGATTCTACGAGATTTCTGCCAAATCGTGATGAGAAATCACTGGTTCGGCCAGATCTGATGTTTATTGTGCCAAAAATCAACGGATTTAAGTGAAAAAGTTGCcgaaatctggaaaaaaaaaggccggaatctagaaaaaaattttccagaATCTGGAAAAAGTGTTCGGAATCTGGAAAAAAATGGTCGGATTTTAATGGACGTCGGACGGGTCGGGTTTCACGGGTTTTAGAGGAAGAGATCCGACACCCGACCCACCGGCGTCCGGTTTTTGGCGTCGGGACCCGAGTCCTACCATCGGAGCCGTCGAATCGGATGATTCCAGGTGGTGGGGCGGGTTGGGCGGGTGGGCGGTTTATTTAGACAACCTAGTAttaggtataattttttttcagatATTTTCATTGAACCAAAGTTTTAAAGAGGTAATCAATTACCATAAGCAAATGTTTGATATCGAGGAGGCTCATCTCTGAATTATCTTTTTCAATGAGACTGTGGAGTGAATTTAGTACATCATTGCCTGCTTTAGAACCCATTGATGAAGCTCTTGATTGCAGTCTTTGCTTGATGATACCATCtaaaatccctaaaatttaTGTTTAATAAATCCTTGTCCTTTTGTGTACACCTTGGGGGTCAAGAAATCGAAGTGCTGGGAAACAATCTGCAATATTTGGCCTTCCAATTTCTTTGGCAACACCACACACAAGGTCCCGGAACTCTTGGGACAACTGAGAGTCATATTGGGCCATATCCATAGAGAAAAAAGTGTTTGATATTGAATTAAGAACTGTTGTGAACACTAATCGATCAATATCAGTGGGTGAACCACTTTGGCAACTTTGGTTAACATGGTCAATTAGCTCTTGTACCTTTGTTTGTCGAAGGGCTTGTGTGGCATCAAGACATTGTGTAGCAAGTATTTGGGCAGTACAAGCTTTCCTAAGGTTCTTCCATTTCGAATTTGTGGGCAACCACCCGACTGAAAATTCGTGGTGGTCATATACACGTGCCATATTTGGGATGGTTCGGCTAGAGAGAGCTTGGTCATTTTTTTGAAGTGCTTCTTTAGCTAAGTTTGGAGAGGAAATGACTATTGTTGTTATGCTCCCAAGCTTGAGAGTCATGAAGGGTCCATAAGTTTTGAGAGCTTTGCAAGATCTCGATGGGGTAAGTTGCTAAGTTCCAAGAGGTTTCCGATGATTGGAAAAGTCTTGGGGCCTAAGGGGAGAGTCTGGCTTGCTAGTTTGGAGGTGAGCACATGAATTGATACCCACACAAGTGGAAGTATCAGCAAAAATACTTGGTAGTAGTCCATTCACTCAAAATTGGTTTGTATTTCTTGTGTTGGATAGAAGAAAATGGTGAGTGTTCATCCAGAATAAGAAAGTTAGGGGAAAGGTGTGACTGAAATTGATTGAGGATTTGAACTAGATTCTGATGCAATAGTCTATTGGGAAAGATTCTATATAACTGTGAATAAATTTTAGCAAGCACAGCGGAAGTACAACCACACAATAACACAAAGATTTACGTGGAAACCCTTTCTCCTTGAAGGGAAAAATCATAGGACAAActccgaataatttcactatatcaaatagagattacaacacttagagatacaacttgagtaaagaaaaactctctttttcttttcactcgcTGCTCTTTTTCTCACTGTGTATTTTCTCTtcccctctctatttttctcttctcttttccttGCTCTCACTCATATAGTTCTACCAGGCTGCACTTAGTCCTCACACTTTGGGACTTCACTTCTTTTTTCCCTTGCCCAAATGGCCGAATGGCCTCTCcatttatttcttcatcttctccttcttttctccctttcacACTCTTCACATCAAGTCACAATAAATGCAAGCCAACTTATCTTGACTTTGTTTCaaccaatttcttttcttcagctCTGCCTTAGCTGAAGACCCTTtccttttgcttctttcttttctttcttcctttagCGTGTCCAACATGCCTAAGCCAACCAACCCCAATAACTCATGCTTACTTTTGTACATAATGAAGAAAAGTTAAGAAACATGAAAGACATGCTTATTAAATGAGCATGTCTATTACGTGGGCTGGACTCATGGTGCAGTGCACCCAACAATGTCCCCCTCCAGCCCACTTATGGAGGAGATCTTCAACTTAACTCTTCAGTTAGAATTCATGCTGGCCAAGTCAATACCAGACTCAACCTTCTTCATTATCTTCATTAACATtgagaaaatttcatcaaaattaattccTTTCATTCGTAAAGAATTTATTTCACTTTGGATATCCTTAATCCAATTTCTTGGCTCTCCTTGCTCAAGACCTTCACGATCTTTCACTTCATCATTCTTCCTATCATCATgatatttttcatcaaatatCACTTTCTCATTTAAATCACTTACAGGTAAAGAGAATTTTACTCTCTTGGCTGCTACACCATTAATATCAACTCTCAACTGTTGAGCTTTCTCAAAAACTTTGATTGCATTGGACTTTTTTTTACAAGCCCTCACATGAGTTCTGTACATGCCACAACAAGCATGCCCTCTAGCAATCACTAATAATCCTTTACAAAGTTTCCATCTTCCATTGCCAAGATGGTTACTATAACCTGCTCAATCCAAAGCCAATGTAGACAACACATTCATCCTTAAATCTGGAACATGCCGCACATCCTTCAATTCAACATGCAACCAACATTGGTCTTGATGCACACATCACCAATTCCCACAATTTTTGAGTAACTAGAGTTACCCATCTTCACAACACCGAAATGGCCTGCTTTGTATGTGGTGAACAACCTTTTTGTGGGGATAACATGGTGGGAAGCTACTGAATCAACAACCCACTCAACATCATTCTTAGCAACATGCTTACATTTTTGCTCTTCAAGAGAGAGCATCAAAACATCCTCATGAAACACAACTACTGTAGTATTCTTCTCATCATCattcttttcatctttctcttcagtTTGTTCTTTATTCCAATGCCAACAGTTACTTTTTATGTGACCCTTTTTCCCACAATGGAAACATCCTCTCATCTCTTTAAACTGAGATCTACCTTTTGACTGTGACCTATCATTAGATTTGGCCCGATCATCAAGCCCTCTGCTTCTATTTCTGCCCCTGCTCTCCATGACAAGAGCTTGATCTTGTGCATTGCTTATACCAGCATCTCTTCTGCGAACCTCTTCACTTAAAATCAAATCTCAAATATCATCATATTTGAGTTTGCTCTTCCCTGCAGAATTGCTCACTGCCATTCTCAtggcctcccaactgtttggcaaagaagccaaaacaaTTAATGCACagatctcatcatcaaaatcaatctcCACAAaagacaattgatttgtgatggTGTTAAACTCATTCAGGTGCTGAGCCACAGGAGTACCTTCCACCATCTTCAAATTAAACAACTTTTTCATCAGATGCACCTTATTGTTAGCTGAAGGCTTTTTATACATTCTAGACAAAGCCTTCATAAGATCCATTgtggtcttttccttcataacGTTGTGCGCAACTGATCTTGTTAGAGTTAATCTTATAACTCCTAGCACCTGTCTATCAAGAAGactctattcttcttcttccatacTATCTGGTTTCCTTCCCAAAAGAGGAAGATGTAATTTCTTCCCATACAAATAATCTTTGATCTGCATCTTCCAATAGCCAAAGTTTGTGGCGTCAAACTTCTCGATTCTTGACGTCTTTACTTCTTCTCCGGCCATTGCTCCCAATCAAACCTGTCTCTGATATCACTTGTtgggaaaaattctatataactGTGAATAAATTTTAGCAAGCATAGCGGAAGTACAACCACACAATAA contains:
- the LOC126728859 gene encoding cytochrome P450 76T24-like; its protein translation is MARVYDHHEFSVGWLPTNSKWKNLRKACTAQILATQCLDATQALRQTKVQELIDHVNQSCQSGSPTDIDRLVFTTVLNSISNTFFSMDMAQYDSQLSQEFRDLVCGVAKEIGRPNIADCFPALRFLDPQGILDGIIKQRLQSRASSMGSKAGNDVLNSLHSLIEKDNSEMSLLDIKHLLMDLFLAEIGTISTTMEWAMTVLLQNPEKMAKPRDELKEVLGKDEHVQESDISKFHYLRGIVKETFRLHNPVPFLVPHKAETNVEMCGFIVPKNVQILIVKDKITSAIQNSNIKITQLEDNSQDYSNPAHR